The genomic window CTCCCGTGCTGGCCAATGCGCCCACCCCAGGGATGCATCAATCTCAGCACCCCAAACCCCCTTATTCCTGCAAACTCGGGTCCCCCCTTtgatgcagtgctgtgctgtgggttcAGCCCCATGTCTCCCTTGCAGGCAGCACCGCTGAGATGTTCGCCCTCTGCCCCCCCGACGCCCCGTTCCCGGGGGGCCCCGCGTTAGGCACAGCCTTTTCGGGGGCCGTGCAACACGGCCCCGACGCCAACTGCAACTTCGCGGGGGACGATGCATGCGACAGCAACCAGAACTGGAGCCGGGCGGCCGGGGGGGGCGAAAACACGGCAAATCCCTCCGATAATCTGCTGCTGTTAGCGCAGAGACAGATGGCTCAGGGCGGGCGGGGGGACGTCGCCCTGAGCGCAGCGTGTGCCCCCCAGCAGGGCGAGCGCAGCCCCCCTGAGGGAGCGGAGGTCGGGGAGGGGGAGGCGGGCGGATCCCCGGCGGAGGACGTGGGCTATGCCAGCAGCTCGCTCAGCATCGACAGCCCCGACAGCGCCTGCGGCAACGCCTGGGATCCCAATGGGGACCCCCCCGAGGCGGCCGAGCCCCCCCCGGAGCCCCTATTCCCGGCGCTGGCGGAGGcggtgcagcagctgcaggagaaggagCGCTTCAAGGAACGGGAGAAGGAGAAGCACCACGTGCAGCTGGTGATGTACCGGCGCCTGGCCCTGCTGCGCTGGATCCACGGCCTGCAGCAgaaggtgctggagcagcaggaccGCCTGCAGGAGAGCTTCGACACCATCCTGGACAACCGCAAGGAGCTGATCCGCTGCATGCAGCAGGGAGTCCCCTGCCCCGCTGCTGccgctgcccccagcccctgaGCTGCAGTCCCTCGTGGGAGCGTTCCGTGCCCAGAGTCCTGCTCTGCTTCCCCGCAGCTCTCCACCCCcgctggggctgagccctgaGAATGACAGCGGTGCTGGTGCACGGGGTCTgtggcagccccagccccacgctgggCATCGCGGTGCTCACCCCGCAGAGCCCATCCCATGAACCACAGCTTTAacgccttcctcctcctcctccccctcgCTGCTCCCACGCCAGCACCCAGCCACGGCATCGCCCTGCAGCAACCCACAGCTCCCGATGCTGCGCTGCTGTGCATCGGGGCACGGTGCCCTGGGTTGTGCCCAGGACTGGGCCCAGCTGTGGCACAGCCCATGGGATGTGGCTGCAGCAAACACGAGCTGCACTCACACACCGAGcccagagagagagagaatcacTCTGAAAAGTGACCTCAGAACGCTCAGAAATCCACATAAACGTCACCGGCCCCAAACGCAACGCGCTTATTTCGCAGTTCAGTGTTTAGAGAAGAGTTGGTTGagatttatttctatttttgacCGACCAGGTCGTGTAGATGCACGTCTGCATGCTGGGGGAGCTGCGTTAGCACCATGCatggctgcatttctgctcGCAAAGTTCTGCTCTTTGTATTATGTtgtcattttaaagcaaagagacttattattattattattattattttctaatctcTGTTTTATCCAGTGGGGACTGCGTAGGAAGAGTGAAGGACGGCCTTCTTAAATAGAGATTGAAAAGGAGACGCTGTGTTTGTGTGCTGTGCTCTCTCCAGTGCCGCTGCGACCattgaagctgctgctgtgaaggaGCAGTGGGCAGCGGGATGTGCCCCCGTCCCCCCCGGGTCTCTGTGCAAAGCCAGGCACCGGTTCCCTTTCTGCCAAGGGCGGTGATGGGGCCTGGAGGTGCTGCCCCGAGAGCAGCAGAGCGCTGCCGGGTTATTCCCTTATTCCCTTCGCCCTCCTGCACCCAGCGCGGGATGCGACCCCCAGCGCCCGGCTCCGTGCTGCGTGCTGATGGGATGGAGATAGGAGCACCTGAGCGCTGACCCCGGGGTGACCGTGCCTCGGGCCTCGCGGAGATCAAGCGGAGATGAGAACAAGCCCTTTGAACCCTTCACCCTTCTGCCCCTTCCTGCGGAGCTGTGGGAACTCGAGGAGCAGAGCCCCTTCCTCGGCaccggggctggggggcagcagggaagggCACTGGGGGGCGGGTGGAGCCCGGTCCGTCCCTTCAGACCTCGCGGGGCAGCGGTACGAGGAGCGGTGGCAGCCCCTCGCTGtgcgggggggtggggggtgggNNNNNNNNNNNNNNNNNNNNNNNNNNNNNNNNNNNNNNNNNNNNNNNNNNNNNNNNNNNNNNNNNNNNNNNNNNNNNNNNNNNNNNNNNNNNNNNNNNNNNNNNNNNNNNNNCCAGAGCCCCTTCCCCCCGCCCGGCGCTTCTGTTTGTCTTGGTCGGACGCTTAACGCAAATCTTTACATCCAAGGTAAATATTGTGAAAATCCCGATTATTTGctcaagaaatgaaagaataacGGTGGGCGCGGATCAAAGCGGGGGATGTGCTCCGCCGGCGGAGGGGCTTCTCCCAACACGCTGCCC from Numida meleagris isolate 19003 breed g44 Domestic line chromosome 22, NumMel1.0, whole genome shotgun sequence includes these protein-coding regions:
- the C22H1orf216 gene encoding UPF0500 protein C1orf216 homolog, yielding MFALCPPDAPFPGGPALGTAFSGAVQHGPDANCNFAGDDACDSNQNWSRAAGGGENTANPSDNLLLLAQRQMAQGGRGDVALSAACAPQQGERSPPEGAEVGEGEAGGSPAEDVGYASSSLSIDSPDSACGNAWDPNGDPPEAAEPPPEPLFPALAEAVQQLQEKERFKEREKEKHHVQLVMYRRLALLRWIHGLQQKVLEQQDRLQESFDTILDNRKELIRCMQQGVPCPAAAAAPSP